A single Corvus hawaiiensis isolate bCorHaw1 chromosome 26, bCorHaw1.pri.cur, whole genome shotgun sequence DNA region contains:
- the TNFRSF11B gene encoding tumor necrosis factor receptor superfamily member 11B translates to MNKFLCCTLVLLDISVKWTIQDDSPPKYLHYDPGTSRQLLCDQCPPGSYVKQHCSASSPTQCAPCPAQYYADEWNSNEECQYCSTVCKELQFVRQECSSTQNRVCECVKGRYLELEFCLRHTECPPGFGVAQAGTAESDTVCERCPEGFFSNETSSKATCLKHTNCSALGFKIALKGNEVRDNICQENTDMTPQKCGIDVTLCEEAMFRFAVPTHLTPKWLNILADSLPGTKVSTEDIERIKQRHSPQEQTFQLLKIWKQQNKEQDMVKKIIQDINLCENSVFKHVGHLNLTFEHLSMLMASLPGKKVGKEDVERTMKLCQPTEQVLKLLNLWRIKNGDQDTITGLMYGLKHLKMYHFPKRTIQSLKKVIKFLHRFTMYRLYQKLFLEMVGNQLKSVKVRCV, encoded by the exons ATGAACAAGTTCCTGTGCTGCACGCTTGTG CTGTTGGACATTTCTGTTAAGTGGACCATCCAGGATGACTCTCCCCCTAAGTATCTCCATTACGACCCAGGAACATCTCGCCAGCTGCTGTGTGACCAGTGTCCTCCTGGGAGCTACGTGAAGCAGCACTGCAGCGCCAGCAGCCCGACGCAGTGCGCCCCGTGCCCGGCTCAGTACTACGCCGACGAGTGGAACAGCAACGAGGAGTGCCAGTACTGCAGCACCGTGTGCAAGGAGCTGCAGTTCGTCAGGCAGGAGTGCTCCAGCACGCAGAACCGCGTCTGCGAGTGCGTCAAGGGCAGGTACCTGGAGCTCGAGTTCTGCTTGAGGCACACGGAGTGTCCGCCCGGGTTCGGTGTGGCACAGGCAG GTACCGCTGAGAGTGATACTGTATGTGAGAGATGTCCAGAAGGATTTTTCTCAAATGAAACCTCATCCAAAGCAACCTGTCTTAAGCACACCAACTGTAGTGCCCTGGGTTTCAAAATAGCTTTGAAAGGAAATGAGGTTCGTGACAACATCTGTCAGGAAAATACAGATATGACACCTCAAAAATGTGGAATAG ATGTAACCCTGTGTGAGGAGGCTATGTTCAGGTTTGCTGTTCCTACTCATCTCACACCTAAGTGGCTGAACATACTAGCAGACAGCTTGCCTGGGACAAAGGTTAGCACAGAAGATATCGAAAGGATTAAACAAAGGCACAGTCCTCAAGAGCAGACCtttcagcttttgaaaataTGGAAGCAGCAGAACAAAGAACAGGATATGGTCAAGAAGATTATCCAAG ATATCAATCTTTGTGAAAACAGTGTCTTCAAGCATGTTGGCCACCTGAACCTCACCTTTGAACATCTCAGCATGCTGATGGCAAGCTTACCAGGCAAGAAGGTGGGAAAAGAAGATGTTGAGCGCACAATGAAACTATGTCAACCCACAGAGCAAGTTCTGAAGCTTCTCAATCTGTGGAGAATAAAGAACGGTGACCAGGACACCATTACAGGTTTAATGTATGGACTGAAGCACTTGAAAATGTACCACTTTCCAAAACGAACCATCCAAAGTCTGAAAAAGGTGATTAAGTTTCTTCACAGATTTACAATGTATAGATTATACCAGAAACTCTTTTTAGAAATGGTAGGGAACCAACTTAAATCTGTGAAAGTAAGATGTGTCTAG